A part of Saliniradius amylolyticus genomic DNA contains:
- the dut gene encoding dUTP diphosphatase, with protein MHKIDIKILDSRVGKEFPLPDYATAGSAGMDLRACLDGPLKLEPGQTELLSTGIAIHIDDPGLCATILPRSGLGHKHGIVLGNLVGLIDSDYQGQLMVSVWNRGQDSFVIEPGDRIAQLVILPVIQASFNVVEDFEQSQRGEGGFGSSGRS; from the coding sequence ATGCATAAAATCGATATAAAAATACTGGATAGCCGTGTCGGTAAAGAATTCCCCCTACCGGATTATGCCACCGCTGGCTCTGCGGGCATGGACTTGCGAGCCTGTTTGGATGGCCCGCTGAAGCTTGAGCCGGGTCAAACCGAATTGTTATCCACCGGCATAGCCATCCATATTGATGATCCTGGCCTTTGCGCCACCATTTTGCCTCGCTCTGGCCTTGGCCATAAGCATGGCATCGTGTTGGGTAACCTGGTGGGACTGATTGACTCGGACTATCAGGGACAACTGATGGTGTCAGTTTGGAACCGTGGGCAGGACAGTTTTGTGATCGAGCCAGGGGATCGAATCGCCCAGCTGGTGATCTTGCCGGTGATCCAAGCCAGTTTTAATGTGGTTGAAGATTTTGAACAGAGTCAACGGGGTGAGGGCGGCTTTGGCTCGTCCGGCCGCAGTTAA
- the coaBC gene encoding bifunctional phosphopantothenoylcysteine decarboxylase/phosphopantothenate--cysteine ligase CoaBC: MDQLQGQRILLGVSGGIAAYKTPDLVRKLKAAGAEVRVVLTPSGAEFVSALSLQAVSGLSVHDSLLDKDAEAAMGHIELAKWADQILIAPASANVIARLAHGMADDLLTTLCLASAAPITLCPAMNQQMYGAQATQDNLTTLKQRGVTLLGPASGEQACGDVGPGRMLEPEQIVAALSAPVSGKLAGVKVLLTAGPTREALDPVRYLTNQSSGKMGYALAHAAARMGAQVTLVSGPVALSVPVGVNCIEVESCQQMHEAVMTEVENADIFIGCAAVADYRPEQNEPQKIKKSKDKLTLTFIKNPDILAEVAALPKRPFTVGFAAETQDVAHYARQKLEKKRLDMIAANDVSASDRGFNTNLNALTVLWQNGEAELPCTDKSTLAQALLDLIAQHYKNNQNHA, translated from the coding sequence ATGGACCAGTTACAAGGCCAACGTATTTTATTAGGGGTCAGCGGCGGTATAGCCGCCTATAAGACGCCCGATTTAGTGCGCAAATTAAAGGCAGCCGGGGCCGAGGTCCGGGTTGTGTTGACGCCCTCTGGCGCCGAATTCGTCAGCGCCCTTTCCTTACAGGCGGTGTCGGGTCTGTCGGTGCATGACAGTCTTTTAGACAAAGACGCCGAAGCGGCTATGGGGCACATTGAACTGGCCAAATGGGCCGATCAAATTCTGATTGCACCAGCCAGCGCCAATGTGATTGCCCGGCTGGCTCATGGTATGGCGGATGACCTCTTAACGACCTTGTGCCTGGCTTCCGCCGCGCCAATTACCCTCTGTCCGGCAATGAATCAGCAAATGTATGGGGCGCAGGCAACGCAGGATAATCTGACAACGCTCAAACAACGGGGCGTAACTCTGCTGGGCCCAGCCTCTGGCGAACAAGCCTGTGGTGATGTCGGTCCGGGACGTATGCTGGAGCCTGAACAGATTGTTGCGGCACTGTCGGCGCCGGTTTCCGGAAAGCTAGCCGGGGTCAAAGTACTGCTTACCGCCGGTCCCACCCGTGAGGCCTTGGACCCGGTACGTTATCTGACCAACCAAAGCTCCGGCAAAATGGGGTATGCCCTTGCTCATGCAGCTGCCCGGATGGGCGCTCAGGTCACTTTGGTCAGTGGGCCCGTGGCCCTGTCCGTTCCTGTCGGGGTCAACTGCATCGAGGTGGAAAGCTGCCAGCAAATGCATGAAGCGGTGATGACTGAAGTTGAGAACGCCGATATCTTTATCGGTTGTGCTGCCGTTGCGGACTATCGGCCGGAGCAAAATGAGCCGCAGAAAATCAAAAAATCCAAAGATAAGTTAACACTTACTTTTATAAAGAATCCTGATATTCTGGCTGAAGTAGCCGCTCTTCCCAAGCGGCCTTTTACCGTGGGCTTTGCCGCTGAAACACAGGATGTCGCCCATTACGCGCGCCAGAAGCTGGAAAAGAAGCGACTGGATATGATTGCCGCTAATGATGTCTCTGCATCGGACCGCGGTTTTAACACTAATCTCAATGCACTGACGGTGTTATGGCAAAACGGTGAAGCCGAGTTGCCTTGTACCGACAAAAGTACGTTGGCTCAGGCGCTATTGGACTTAATCGCTCAACATTATAAAAATAATCAGAATCATGCATAA
- the radC gene encoding RadC family protein: MKLTDWPDSERPREKLIHQGPGSLSDAELLAIFLRTGLPGTNVVDLARQLIDSFGGLRPILNATEEQFCAAKGLGQAKYVQLQAILEMARRHLQQRLERDSIFTKVEDTRDYLVAQMRDLPNEVFALLLLDSQHRLIQFKPVFYGTIDSATVHPRVLVKLALDTHAAAVILAHNHPSGVAEPSQSDRQITQRINDAMTLMDIRVLDHFVIGDGDAVSFAERGWL; the protein is encoded by the coding sequence ATGAAACTCACCGACTGGCCAGACAGCGAACGCCCCAGAGAAAAGCTGATACACCAAGGCCCCGGGAGCCTGTCGGACGCCGAGCTGCTGGCGATTTTTCTACGCACCGGCTTACCCGGGACCAATGTCGTAGACCTGGCTCGTCAGCTGATCGATTCCTTTGGGGGACTTAGACCGATATTAAATGCCACGGAAGAGCAATTCTGCGCTGCCAAAGGCCTTGGCCAGGCCAAATACGTTCAGTTGCAAGCGATATTGGAGATGGCCAGACGGCACCTGCAGCAACGTCTTGAACGGGATTCCATATTCACCAAGGTCGAGGACACCCGCGATTATCTGGTCGCCCAGATGCGCGATCTTCCCAACGAAGTCTTTGCACTATTGCTACTCGACAGTCAGCACCGGCTAATCCAGTTTAAGCCGGTATTTTATGGCACTATCGACAGCGCCACCGTTCACCCCAGAGTATTGGTCAAACTGGCGTTGGATACACATGCTGCCGCCGTCATCCTCGCCCATAATCACCCCTCTGGCGTGGCTGAGCCCAGCCAGAGCGACCGCCAAATTACGCAGCGTATTAATGACGCCATGACACTGATGGACATTCGGGTACTGGATCATTTTGTGATTGGCGATGGCGATGCGGTATCATTCGCCGAAAGAGGCTGGTTGTAG